TTTTGCTTTATGCAAAAACTGAATTTTCCATTCTATATATTTCGTTTCAAAAATAGCGAAAATAAAGTGTCTATTTTTGATGAAATCAGGAAAAAATTTATCATTCTTACTCCCGAAGAATGGGTTCGTCAGCATGTGGTTCAATTTTTATTAGAGGAAAAAAAGTATCCTAAATCGCTGATAAATGTCGAAAAAGTTTTAAAAGTCAACGGATTACGAAAAAGATACGATGTGGTTGTTTTTAATTCTGACGGCTCTATTTTCATATTAATTGAATGTAAAGCTCCCGAAATTAAAATTTCCCAAGCCACTTTTGATCAAATTGCCCGCTACAATATGACTATGAACTCAGAATTTTTGATGGTAACCAATGGTTTGAATCATTATTTTTGCCAAATGGATTTTGAAAACGAAAAGTATACTTTTCTGGAAAATCTACCTAATTATAATAGTCAGTCCATTTAGGATTCTTAAAAAAAACAACTGAAAAAGTGTCTGAAATATACAATATTAAATGAAAATAGCTGTCGTAATTCTCAATTGGAATGGAGTAAAATTGTTAGAACAGTTTTTACCTTCGATTATCCAATATTCACCCGAGGCAACAATTTATGTGGCGGATAATGCTTCTACGGATGCTTCTGTTTCGTATATTAATGCTCATTTCCCAACGGTAAAAATTGTTAAAAATGAGTCTAATTTTGGCTTTGCCGGAGGATATAATGAAGCTTTAAAGCACATTGATTCCGAAATTTATGCATTGGTTAATTCGGATATTGAAGTGACCGAAAATTGGTTGCAACCCATTATTAAAACTTTCGAAGCAGAACCAAAAACGGCTATTATTCAGCCAAAAATATTAGATTTTAAAAACAAAGAATATTTTGAATATGCCGGAGCAGCTGGCGGATTTATTGATAAATATGGGTATCCGTATTGTCGTGGACGTATTTTTGATACTTTGGAAAAAGATTTAGGGCAATACGATGATGATTGTGAAATATTCTGGGC
This region of Flavobacterium lacustre genomic DNA includes:
- a CDS encoding type I restriction enzyme HsdR N-terminal domain-containing protein; its protein translation is MQKLNFPFYIFRFKNSENKVSIFDEIRKKFIILTPEEWVRQHVVQFLLEEKKYPKSLINVEKVLKVNGLRKRYDVVVFNSDGSIFILIECKAPEIKISQATFDQIARYNMTMNSEFLMVTNGLNHYFCQMDFENEKYTFLENLPNYNSQSI